The following are encoded together in the Candidatus Dormiibacterota bacterium genome:
- a CDS encoding sugar transferase: MQIAVSTAVGERETPHRWLLAKRALDVVLGSLFLVLSLPIIALASLAIVALEGGAPFYAQERVGMNGRRFKMFKLRTMVDGAHAMRADLSHLNEADGPVFKISNDPRCHPLGRILRRTSIDELPNFVNVVRGEMSLVGPRPALPSEVEHYDAYAFRRLTVPQGITGLWQIGGRSALSFDSWMELDNRYVDEWTPLGDLVIILKTIPAVLRKDGAR, encoded by the coding sequence GTGCAGATTGCCGTTTCGACCGCAGTCGGCGAGCGCGAGACGCCACATAGGTGGCTTCTCGCAAAGCGCGCGCTCGACGTCGTCCTCGGCAGCCTCTTCCTGGTCCTCTCGCTGCCGATAATCGCGCTCGCGTCGCTCGCGATCGTGGCCCTCGAGGGCGGCGCGCCCTTTTACGCGCAGGAGCGCGTCGGCATGAACGGCCGGCGCTTCAAGATGTTCAAGCTGCGCACGATGGTCGACGGCGCGCACGCGATGCGCGCCGATCTCTCGCACCTCAACGAAGCCGACGGCCCCGTCTTCAAGATCAGCAACGATCCGCGCTGCCATCCGCTCGGGCGCATCCTCCGGCGCACCTCGATCGACGAGCTGCCCAACTTCGTCAACGTCGTGCGCGGCGAGATGTCGCTCGTCGGCCCGCGCCCCGCGCTTCCAAGCGAGGTCGAGCACTACGATGCGTACGCGTTCCGGCGGCTCACCGTGCCGCAAGGCATCACCGGGCTGTGGCAGATCGGCGGGCGCAGCGCGCTCTCGTTCGACAGCTGGATGGAGCTCGACAATCGCTACGTCGACGAATGGACGCCGCTCGGCGATCTCGTCATCATCCTGAAGACGATCCCCGCCGTACTGCGCAAGGACGGCGCGCGTTAA